In the Dysgonomonas mossii genome, AGGGAACTCAAAACTTTGGCTTAATGATATGCTATTATCAGGACTTCCTCCTGATGTTGGGTCCTGACTTAACGAAAAGCCTGTTTTATCAATATTAAAAGCAGTTCCTTGTAAGTCTTTTGCTCTTTCAATTGAGATACGACCCGACTTCATGGTCAGGTTGTTATCTATCGCCGATTGAATGCATTCCTCCAATGATTTTGTTGTGTTTTGCCCAAATAAAGCTGGAGCTAAAACAACAGTCATTGTTATGAATACAATAGTCGATATTATTCTTTTTGTTTTCATTCCTGTTTATTTTTAGTAAATGTTTTATAGATAGAAGGTAACACAACCAATGTTAGAGCCGTTGCCGTTAATAGTCCTCCTATTACCACTGTTGCGAGAGGTCTTTGCACTTCGGCTCCATCGCCTGTAGATAATGCCATTGGCAGGAATCCTAATGATGCGACAAGCGCAGTCATGATGACGGGACGTAAACGAAGCATACACCCTTCGATTACTCTCTCACGAATATTTGTCATTCCTTCTTTTTCAAATATGTTGAATTGCCCAATCAGAACAATACCATTCAATACTGCTACGCCGAACAAAGCAATAAACCCGACACCTGCTGAAATACTGAAAGGCATGTCACGTAACCATAGAGCCCAGATACCTCCAATAGCCGAAAGTGGTATAGCAGAGAATACAAACAAGGACTCTTTTACACTTTTCAATGTGGCATATAGAAGAAAGAGTATTAATAACAATGCTAATGGAACGGCAACCATCAATCTGTCTTTTGCTTCTTTCAGATTTTGAAATTGTCCTCCGTATGTATAATAATATCCTGCCGGTAGTTTGAATTCTTTGTCTAATATATTCTGAATATCAAACACAGTGCTTTGGACATCACGTCCTCTGACATTAAATCCGACATAAATTCGTCTCTCCCCATTTTCGCGTGTTACCTGTGCAGGCGCATCTTCATATTTAATTTCAGCTACCTGAGAAAGAGGGATTGTTCCTCCTGAAGAAAGGGGCAGATATAGATTTTCTAATGAAGAGATATTATTTCTCAGATCATTATCCATTCTTAATACCAAATCAAATCTACGGTCTTCCTCAAACACATATCCAGCCTCATTTCCGGCAAATGCTGTTTTAAGTACCATATTGGCATCTTTGACTGATATACCATATTTCGCTAATTGATCTCGATTATAAGTAACCTGAACCTGAGGTAATCCGGTAACTTTTTCAACAAACGGATCGCTCACTCCATCTACTTTTTTTATCAAAGAGGCTATCTTATTGGCAGATGCGCTAAGTACTTCCAGGTCATTCCCATAAATTTTAATGGCTACATCCTGTTTAATACCTGTCACTAACTCATTGGTTCGCATTTGTATCGGCTGTGTCATTTCCACTCCTAATCCGGGTATCTCTCCGATAGCTTTTTCCATCTTTTCCATCAGCTCCTCTTTGGTTTTGGCTGATGTCCATTCTTTTTTAGGAATTAAAGCAATCATCATATCCGCTCGTTCAATAGGCATCGGATCAGTAGGGATTTCAGCACTACCAATACGGCTTACGGCTTGTTTTACTTCAGGAAACTGTTCTTTGAGTATTTTTTCAGCTTGAGAACAGCTTTTAATCATCTGTGACAAGGACGTTCCCTGAGCCATACTTATTTCTGCCGCAAAGTCGCCTTCTTCGAGATTAGGTATAAATTCGCCCCCCATTCTATTAAACATGAATACACTGACTGCAAATAGTGCAACCATACTTATGATTAGAGTTTTGCTCCAATTCAAGCTTTTGGTTATAATAGGACGATAGAAATTGTTAAGCTTATCCATTAGCTTATCTGAGATATTCCGCTTGTGCTCAGTTTTCTTACTTAAAAACAATGCACTTGCCATAGGCACATAAGTTAGAGATAGAATAAATGCACCCAATATGGCAAAGAACACTGTCATAGCCATTGGCTTGAACATCTTACCTTCTATACCGACCAAAGTGAAAAGTGGAATATAAACAATCATGATAATGATTTCTCCAAATGCTGCACTATTCCTTATTTTAGAAGCTGAATCAAATACTTCCTGATCCATTTCTGCCTGTGTCAGCAACCTCCCTTTATATCGGTCTTTCATGACTCCTATATGATGACAGACGGCCTCGACAATGATGACCGCCCCATCCACAATCAATCCGAAGTCGATAGCTCCGAGGCTCATCAGGTTTCCACTTACACCAAACACACGCATCATACCAAATGCAAACAGCATAGATAGTGGTATTACGGAAGCTACTACCAATCCGGCTCTGTAATTTCCTAAGAAAAGTACAAGAATGAAGATAACGATCAATCCTCCCTCTATCAGGTTTTTGGTAATAGTATTCGTTACTCTGTCTACCAATTGTGTCCTGTCAATAAACGGCTCAATAATGACTCCCTCCGGTAAGCTCTTTTGTACCTGAGCCATACGCTCTTTTACATTTTTTATTACCTCTTGAAAGTTTTCACCCTTCAACATCAGGGTAATACCTGCAACAACTTCTCCGTCTCCATTTCGGGTTACAGCACCATAGCGTGTTGCATTTCCATACTGTACTTTTGCTACATCCCGAACAAGGATAGGAGTACCATTGACTGTTTTAATCGGTATTTTTTCTATATCTTCCAAAGACTTGACAATACCTAACCCTCGTATGAAATACTGATTACTGTATTGTTCAATGTAGCTCCCTCCTGTATTTTCGTTATTGTTTTCAAGTGCAGTATACAATTCAGGGATTGTTATATTTACAGCATTGAGTTTATCCGCATTAATGGCTATCTCGTATTGTTTTACAAAACCTCCCCAGCCACTTATCTCTGCTACACCTTCTGTACCTGAGAGTTGCTTTCTAACGATCCAATCCTGCATGGTACGCAAGTCAGATATACTGTATTTATCCTCATAGCCTTCTTTTGCCCGTATTGTATAGTGATAGATCTCTCCTAATCCGGTAGATATAGGAGCTAAACTAATCTTACCTACTCCTTGAGGAATAACTTCCTCCGCTTCTTTTAGTTGCTGGTCTACCTGCTGACGTGCCCAGTAAATGTCAGCATCTTCTTTAAATACAATGGTTATAACGGATAAGCCACTTCGGCTGATACTTCTTCTTTCTATAACTTTGGGAATATTGGCTAAAGCCATCTCTAAGGGAGTAGTAATAAACTGCTCCACTTCCTGTGCTCCTAAGGATGGAGCCTGAGTAATGACCTGCACCTGATTATTGGTGATATCAGGGGTAGAGTCGAATGGTAATTGAGACAGGGAATAAGTCCCCCAAATAATGAGGGCTACAGTCATGACTCCAATTACCAATTTATTCTCTATCGAGAATTTAATCAGTTTTTGAAACATAATTTGAATATTAAAATATAACAATAGGATTGTACGATACATCTACCTTTAGACGTATCAAATTGGATACAAGAATGTTATATTTTAAGCCTTAGGAGGTCTCCAAAGACTATCCAGATGAGATGAAGTTTGGTTTTCATTATAAATAGCAATCTTCTTGACCGGAGTACTATCTATATTTCGCAGGTCAAAGCTGTTTTTTGCTATAAAATTGGGATTGTGAAAGCTGGAACATGCGCAAAACGGAGTACATATTTCCTGAGCAGAATCGCTTTCACTATGAGCTGTTGAAACTTGTTCTGTCTTATCTTGTAAAGAATCTATAGTCTGTATATTGCAATTGCATGGAAGCAAGGCAAGACACAGAAAATAAATACTTATTATAAAGACAAATGGTCTCATTTTGTTTTTCTTTATGCTACAAATATAAAAATAAATTCATGCAACTCAGTTGCAGATTTCTATTATTTGTTAAAAAGAGGTTTAAAATCGATCTATATATTATTAAAAGAGAGACATAGAGAGCAAATATTATGAATTAATAAGCCTATTGCATTGACCGCAATATCCCTTAATTACAAGGTTTACACTTTCTATTTGCATAATGGGTGATAATTGAAATCTTGGAATAGATATATTATCCAGACAGAATGCCTTTTTACAATAATTACAATAAAAATGAGCGTGCATATCTTCAATACTACAGTGGCAATCTCTACTGCATACAGAATACTTAACAGAACCAGAGCCATCATCAAAGCTATGTATTAATTGATGTTCATGAAATAAATGTATTGTTCTTGATATTGTAGATTTATCTACGGTATCAAGTTGAGATTCTAAATCTGACAAACTAAATGCTCTGTTAAATTCAAGCATAGCTTTTAGTACCAGTATGCGAATAGCTGTTGGCTTTATATCCCGCTCTTCTAATAGATTTACAAAAGAGTTACTCATAATCCAATATTTTTAGAGTAGAGTTTATAAAGTTATATCTTTTATTGAAAAAACTCCTCCTATTTCTGGCT is a window encoding:
- a CDS encoding Fur family transcriptional regulator, whose translation is MSNSFVNLLEERDIKPTAIRILVLKAMLEFNRAFSLSDLESQLDTVDKSTISRTIHLFHEHQLIHSFDDGSGSVKYSVCSRDCHCSIEDMHAHFYCNYCKKAFCLDNISIPRFQLSPIMQIESVNLVIKGYCGQCNRLINS
- a CDS encoding efflux RND transporter permease subunit encodes the protein MFQKLIKFSIENKLVIGVMTVALIIWGTYSLSQLPFDSTPDITNNQVQVITQAPSLGAQEVEQFITTPLEMALANIPKVIERRSISRSGLSVITIVFKEDADIYWARQQVDQQLKEAEEVIPQGVGKISLAPISTGLGEIYHYTIRAKEGYEDKYSISDLRTMQDWIVRKQLSGTEGVAEISGWGGFVKQYEIAINADKLNAVNITIPELYTALENNNENTGGSYIEQYSNQYFIRGLGIVKSLEDIEKIPIKTVNGTPILVRDVAKVQYGNATRYGAVTRNGDGEVVAGITLMLKGENFQEVIKNVKERMAQVQKSLPEGVIIEPFIDRTQLVDRVTNTITKNLIEGGLIVIFILVLFLGNYRAGLVVASVIPLSMLFAFGMMRVFGVSGNLMSLGAIDFGLIVDGAVIIVEAVCHHIGVMKDRYKGRLLTQAEMDQEVFDSASKIRNSAAFGEIIIMIVYIPLFTLVGIEGKMFKPMAMTVFFAILGAFILSLTYVPMASALFLSKKTEHKRNISDKLMDKLNNFYRPIITKSLNWSKTLIISMVALFAVSVFMFNRMGGEFIPNLEEGDFAAEISMAQGTSLSQMIKSCSQAEKILKEQFPEVKQAVSRIGSAEIPTDPMPIERADMMIALIPKKEWTSAKTKEELMEKMEKAIGEIPGLGVEMTQPIQMRTNELVTGIKQDVAIKIYGNDLEVLSASANKIASLIKKVDGVSDPFVEKVTGLPQVQVTYNRDQLAKYGISVKDANMVLKTAFAGNEAGYVFEEDRRFDLVLRMDNDLRNNISSLENLYLPLSSGGTIPLSQVAEIKYEDAPAQVTRENGERRIYVGFNVRGRDVQSTVFDIQNILDKEFKLPAGYYYTYGGQFQNLKEAKDRLMVAVPLALLLILFLLYATLKSVKESLFVFSAIPLSAIGGIWALWLRDMPFSISAGVGFIALFGVAVLNGIVLIGQFNIFEKEGMTNIRERVIEGCMLRLRPVIMTALVASLGFLPMALSTGDGAEVQRPLATVVIGGLLTATALTLVVLPSIYKTFTKNKQE
- a CDS encoding DUF6660 family protein; amino-acid sequence: MRPFVFIISIYFLCLALLPCNCNIQTIDSLQDKTEQVSTAHSESDSAQEICTPFCACSSFHNPNFIAKNSFDLRNIDSTPVKKIAIYNENQTSSHLDSLWRPPKA